A single Mixta calida DNA region contains:
- the ybjM gene encoding inner membrane protein YbjM: protein MLLYGVRWPGVMICMTLYCATFLLARYSGEDTSGYSSEQTGLLLFMLPGLVAALINRRTPLSHALLAALAATPCCLLIGFSHAFISQSLLQELAWLTSAIFWCGFGALLVMLWRTLTASRTTR from the coding sequence ATGCTGTTGTATGGCGTCCGCTGGCCGGGCGTAATGATTTGTATGACGCTTTACTGCGCGACCTTCCTGCTGGCGCGCTATAGCGGCGAAGACACGTCTGGCTACTCTTCGGAGCAGACCGGGCTGCTGCTGTTTATGCTGCCGGGCCTGGTCGCGGCGTTGATAAATCGTCGGACGCCGCTGAGCCACGCGCTGCTGGCGGCGCTGGCGGCGACGCCGTGCTGCCTGCTGATCGGCTTCAGTCATGCGTTTATTTCTCAGTCGCTGTTGCAGGAGCTGGCCTGGCTGACCAGCGCCATATTCTGGTGCGGCTTCGGCGCGCTGCTGGTGATGCTGTGGCGTACCCTGACCGCCTCGCGCACAACGCGCTGA
- a CDS encoding GrxA family glutaredoxin: MLAVIFGRPGCPYCVRAKDLAEKLTAEREDFNFRYVDIQAEGITKKDLEEKVGKPVETVPQIFVDTQHIGGFTDFNAWSKANLGVAL, from the coding sequence ATGCTTGCAGTGATTTTTGGCCGTCCCGGCTGCCCCTACTGCGTACGTGCGAAAGATCTGGCGGAAAAGCTGACCGCAGAGCGTGAAGACTTCAACTTCCGCTACGTTGACATTCAGGCGGAAGGCATTACCAAGAAAGATCTGGAAGAGAAAGTCGGTAAGCCGGTAGAAACTGTGCCGCAGATTTTCGTCGATACCCAGCACATCGGCGGCTTTACCGACTTCAACGCCTGGAGCAAAGCGAACCTGGGCGTCGCGCTGTAA